A section of the Pochonia chlamydosporia 170 chromosome 2, whole genome shotgun sequence genome encodes:
- a CDS encoding S-formylglutathione hydrolase (similar to Metarhizium robertsii ARSEF 23 XP_007823266.2) translates to MAFTTNSTINSFNGRILKLTHQSSTTSTPMNLNLFLPNTASQSNPAPLLIYLSGLTCTPDNVTEKGFLHAHASPLNLALLYPDTSPRGTDLPGEHDAYDFGSAASFYIDATKTPWSKNYKMETYLTKELPQLLFDNFKELDGGKVSITGHSMGGHGALTLFLKNPGVYKSVSAFAPICNPSQCPWGEKAFTGYLEDKAEWAKHDATELLKGWKGDLNCLIDVGTGDNFYKGGQLLPENFVKAAAEKGINGVNVRYQDGYDHSYFFISTFGEDHVKHAAKALGLL, encoded by the exons atggcattcACAACAAACTCCACCATCAACTCCTTCAACGGCCGCATCCTCAAACTCACCCACCaatcctccaccacctccaccccTATgaacctcaacctcttcctccCCAACACAGCATCACAATCCAACCCCGCCCCCCTCCTAATCTACCTCTCCGGCCTGACCTGCACGCCCGACAACGTCACCGAGAAGGGCTTCCTCCACGCCCACGCCTCGCCCCTCAACCTCGCCCTCCTCTACCCGGACACCTCCCCCCGCGGGACCGACCTCCCCGGCGAACACGACGCCTACGACTTTGGCAGCGCCGCCTCCTTCTACATCGACGCCACCAAGACGCCCTGGTCCAAGAACTACAAGATGGAGACGTATCTGACGAAGGAGCTCCCGCAGCTACTGTTCGACAACTTCAAGGAGTTGGATGGGGGGAAGGTGTCCATCACGGGGCACTCCATGGGCGGACATGGTGCCCTGACGCTGTTTCTGAAGAATCCCGGCGTGTATAAGAGCGTGAGTGCGTTTGCGCCGATTTGCAATCCCAGTCAGTGTCCGTGGGGGGAGAAGGCGTTCACGGGGTATTTGGAGGATAAGGCGGAGTGGGCGAAGCACGATGCTACTGAGTTGTTGAAGGGGTGGAAGGGGGATTTGAATTGTTTGATTGATGTG GGAACTGGTGATAATTTCTACAAGGGGGGTCAGCTTTTGCCAGAGAATTTTGTAAAGGCGGCGGCTGAGAAGGGTATTAATGGGGTGAATGTGCGGTATCAGGAT GGGTATGATCATTCGTACTTTTTTATTTCGACTTTTGGGGAGGACCATGTGAAGCATGCTGCTAAGGCGCTGGGATTGCTGTAG